In Turicibacter sanguinis, a genomic segment contains:
- a CDS encoding MBOAT family O-acyltransferase has protein sequence MLFSSTIFLFAFLPFFWIGYFLLKPFRRAGNVFLLIVSLLFYAFGEPIFVWLMITSIVVNYFLGLWSEKVEHGSKAGKWLMFWMLLYNIGILFVFKYLGPTMMFINTQGNYQLPIPDFLLPIGISFFTFQSISYVVDIYRKNAKAQHNILNVGLYISFFPQLIAGPIVRYNTIAWEIENRRENWNDFSTGMNRFVIGLAKKVLLSNTIAIVADRAFLQVNDGLSLVFAWVGAIAYGLQIYYDFSGYSDMAIGLGLMLGFHFDENFNFPYIAQSVSEFWRRWHISLGQWFRDYVYFPLGGSRVSNPDILIRNLFVVWLLTGIWHGAKETFIVWGLWFFIFILIEKLFPFTKWMRKKGRVWPRVYTLLVVLFGWVLFRSNSMTDAFSYFGSMLNPLKSHFLISQDLMYLKEYGLFLMAGLIFAVPLKPIKGMKWISPIAMWLLFMISVTYLVKGTYNPFIYFNF, from the coding sequence ATGTTATTCTCATCTACAATCTTTTTATTTGCATTTTTGCCCTTCTTTTGGATCGGGTATTTTTTATTAAAACCATTTCGCCGAGCTGGTAATGTCTTTTTATTAATTGTTAGTCTTTTATTCTATGCTTTTGGAGAGCCTATTTTTGTTTGGTTGATGATCACTTCCATCGTCGTTAATTATTTTTTAGGCTTGTGGTCGGAGAAGGTAGAGCACGGATCTAAAGCAGGTAAGTGGCTCATGTTTTGGATGCTTTTATATAACATCGGTATTTTATTTGTCTTTAAGTACTTAGGACCAACGATGATGTTCATTAATACGCAAGGAAATTATCAGTTACCGATTCCTGATTTTTTATTACCGATTGGAATTTCATTTTTTACGTTTCAAAGTATTTCTTATGTTGTGGATATTTATCGGAAAAATGCTAAGGCCCAGCATAATATTTTAAATGTTGGGTTGTATATTTCATTCTTTCCACAGCTCATAGCAGGACCTATTGTTCGTTATAATACCATTGCTTGGGAAATCGAAAATCGTCGAGAAAATTGGAATGATTTCAGTACGGGAATGAACCGATTTGTGATTGGATTAGCAAAAAAAGTATTGTTATCTAATACGATTGCAATTGTGGCCGATCGTGCGTTTTTACAGGTTAATGATGGATTGTCATTGGTGTTTGCATGGGTAGGTGCTATAGCTTATGGACTTCAGATTTACTATGACTTTAGTGGTTATTCGGATATGGCAATTGGACTCGGGTTGATGCTTGGCTTTCATTTTGATGAGAACTTTAACTTTCCATATATCGCACAATCTGTTTCTGAATTTTGGCGTCGTTGGCATATCTCCCTCGGTCAATGGTTTAGAGATTATGTCTATTTCCCACTCGGAGGTTCCCGTGTTAGTAACCCGGATATATTGATTCGTAATTTATTTGTGGTTTGGTTATTAACTGGTATTTGGCATGGAGCAAAGGAGACCTTTATTGTATGGGGACTTTGGTTTTTTATTTTTATTTTAATTGAGAAGCTATTTCCTTTCACGAAGTGGATGCGAAAAAAAGGTCGAGTTTGGCCAAGAGTTTATACGCTATTGGTCGTATTGTTTGGGTGGGTTTTATTTCGATCGAATAGTATGACCGACGCTTTTTCATACTTTGGTTCCATGCTTAATCCATTAAAATCTCACTTCTTGATTTCACAGGATTTAATGTATCTAAAAGAGTATGGGCTTTTTTTAATGGCGGGATTAATTTTTGCGGTTCCACTAAAACCTATTAAGGGAATGAAGTGGATCTCTCCCATTGCAATGTGGTTATTGTTCATGATTAGTGTTACTTATTTAGTTAAGGGAACGTATAATCCATTTATTTATTTTAATTTTTAG
- a CDS encoding glycosyltransferase has protein sequence METKKIRSHRKWLLFYVLFSTVYFIWRIFFTIPIGYGWFSISCGLILLIVELLGMSECFIHFLNVTKLIVPVKPEVVDKELYPHVDVYIATYNEPEELLYKTIIGCKNMAYPDLSKVHIYILDDGHRPNVKQLAKHLGVHYISRVDNEHAKAGNLNHAVSLTTSPYVVTLDADMIPMKHFLLESIPFFIENEQKRQLERERGIEEKNLSQKLGFIQLPQVFYNPDIFQYYLFSEDRIPNEQDYFYRDIQLGKNESNSVIYGGSNTILSREALNEIGGFVTGIITEDIATGMLIQSKGYLSYAVDSIQASGLSPHDLEGILKQRNRWARGCIQTFRRYCPLLLKGLTWKQRINYTNAIFYWYNCLKRIIYLSAPIMFTVFNVVVVKANLIQVIVFWLPMYVMIRMTLRRFSGNVRSIKWTNVYEIIMMPSLIPAVLLESIGLSMKKFEVTRKDKQVVHKNSDILKLAIPHFILLALTFIGMIRSFYHLFLGDGSEYVIALFWLATNSYGLLMALFFVLGRPVYRMSDRFKIETDVTIEVDHELKSLKTYDISEKGIAVQSDFPYLIPSDQIYPISLTREDYQASFKGKLIRVDSDDTYRYVFEVNEISEENYQELIKILYDRVPHLPSEIVDKSIYNDIERNIRFRRQKNRQFSRTLPRVDLNLEVVSTQNDHLNIENFNYHYFLVKGKHGFTEVEIPLLTHPQIMLRCQFKQIIERQIEEQELEFSLFEILNYQDIPLSIWNEEVKMWLTKA, from the coding sequence ATGGAAACAAAAAAAATAAGAAGCCATCGAAAGTGGCTGTTATTTTATGTTTTATTTTCAACAGTGTACTTTATTTGGCGAATTTTTTTTACGATTCCGATTGGATACGGATGGTTTTCTATTAGTTGCGGACTTATTTTGTTAATTGTTGAGTTACTAGGGATGAGTGAATGTTTTATTCATTTCTTAAATGTAACTAAACTGATTGTGCCCGTAAAACCGGAAGTGGTAGATAAAGAGCTTTATCCACATGTTGATGTTTATATTGCTACATATAATGAACCCGAGGAACTGTTATATAAAACCATTATAGGATGTAAGAATATGGCGTATCCGGATTTATCAAAGGTTCATATCTATATACTAGATGATGGACATCGTCCGAATGTTAAACAGTTAGCCAAGCATTTAGGTGTACATTATATAAGTAGAGTGGATAATGAACACGCAAAGGCAGGGAATTTAAATCATGCAGTAAGCCTTACAACATCCCCTTATGTGGTGACACTAGATGCAGATATGATACCGATGAAGCATTTTTTACTTGAGAGTATTCCATTTTTCATTGAAAATGAGCAAAAACGTCAGTTAGAACGTGAAAGAGGGATTGAAGAAAAGAATTTAAGCCAAAAGCTTGGATTTATTCAGCTTCCGCAGGTGTTTTATAACCCAGACATTTTCCAATATTATTTATTCTCTGAAGATCGGATTCCGAATGAACAGGATTATTTTTATCGAGATATTCAACTTGGAAAAAATGAAAGTAACTCTGTTATTTATGGTGGAAGTAACACCATTTTATCAAGAGAGGCCTTAAATGAAATAGGGGGATTCGTCACAGGAATTATCACCGAAGATATTGCCACGGGGATGTTGATTCAAAGTAAAGGATATCTTTCATATGCGGTAGATTCCATTCAAGCATCTGGATTATCACCACATGATTTAGAGGGGATTTTGAAACAACGTAATCGTTGGGCCCGTGGATGTATTCAAACATTTCGTCGTTACTGTCCATTACTTTTAAAAGGACTAACATGGAAACAACGCATCAACTATACAAATGCGATTTTTTATTGGTATAACTGTTTAAAGCGAATCATTTATTTGTCGGCACCGATTATGTTTACAGTCTTTAATGTGGTCGTTGTCAAAGCAAACTTAATTCAAGTCATTGTTTTTTGGTTGCCAATGTATGTCATGATTAGAATGACACTTCGTCGCTTTTCGGGAAATGTTCGAAGTATTAAGTGGACGAATGTTTATGAAATTATTATGATGCCCTCTTTAATTCCAGCTGTTTTATTAGAGTCAATCGGTTTAAGTATGAAAAAATTTGAAGTTACACGTAAGGATAAACAAGTCGTTCATAAAAATTCTGATATTTTAAAGCTGGCTATTCCTCATTTTATTTTACTAGCATTGACATTCATTGGAATGATCCGTTCATTTTATCATTTGTTTTTAGGCGATGGAAGTGAATACGTCATTGCTTTATTTTGGTTAGCGACAAATAGTTATGGATTATTAATGGCATTATTCTTTGTTTTAGGTCGCCCTGTCTATCGGATGAGCGATCGATTTAAAATTGAGACGGATGTAACTATTGAAGTGGACCATGAATTAAAATCGTTAAAAACCTATGATATTTCAGAAAAAGGAATTGCTGTACAATCAGATTTTCCATACTTGATTCCAAGTGATCAGATTTATCCGATTAGTTTAACTCGAGAAGACTATCAGGCTTCATTTAAAGGGAAATTAATTCGTGTGGATTCAGATGACACCTATCGGTATGTTTTTGAAGTAAATGAAATATCTGAAGAAAATTATCAGGAATTAATTAAGATTTTATATGATCGTGTCCCGCATTTACCGAGCGAAATTGTGGATAAAAGTATCTATAATGATATTGAACGAAATATTAGATTTCGACGTCAAAAAAATCGTCAGTTTTCAAGAACATTGCCTCGAGTCGATTTGAATTTAGAGGTGGTGAGCACACAAAATGATCACTTGAATATTGAAAATTTTAATTATCATTATTTCTTAGTTAAAGGAAAGCACGGGTTTACTGAAGTTGAAATCCCATTGTTAACTCATCCACAGATTATGTTAAGATGTCAGTTTAAACAAATCATTGAGCGTCAGATTGAAGAACAAGAATTAGAATTTTCACTGTTTGAAATCTTAAATTATCAAGACATTCCTTTATCAATATGGAATGAAGAAGTGAAGATGTGGTTAACAAAGGCATAG
- a CDS encoding alginate O-acetyltransferase AlgX-related protein yields MKVKSVTTSVLMVSILGMSALNIFHLIQIPKEVELDNPTQLEAYFNENFIGKIQFVDFYGVIQKWMGKNEVDNFDVIRDEQGKLHFSYFSKGPNDMSEINQEMKNFKNYLDLYAVDVAFIMPPDKVIKGYTTFSKGLPYNYANEGADEFLRKLSEDKIDYLDLREGILQSGIEPSDLFFDTDHHWTPRTAFWGFTQVVSFLNERYGLELDEGYTDLNQYEQISYPQSFLGSLGKRIGYGYAGMDDFIVIKPMFETNLTYTWDGNMVTGTFDETVLQTHWLSEDLGIEADHYMVYLGGNYGEVRIKNNLYENGPKILMIKDSFMLPLAAFLSTTVGEMKLIDLRYYEGGSLYELVPMYQPDIVLVSVSPSNLVPEFFNFSKGE; encoded by the coding sequence ATGAAGGTAAAGTCAGTGACGACTAGTGTATTGATGGTTTCAATTTTAGGGATGAGTGCACTCAATATCTTTCATCTGATTCAGATACCGAAGGAGGTTGAACTCGATAATCCTACACAACTTGAAGCTTACTTTAATGAGAATTTTATTGGGAAGATTCAGTTTGTAGATTTTTATGGAGTGATTCAAAAATGGATGGGAAAAAATGAGGTAGATAATTTTGATGTGATCCGAGATGAACAGGGAAAATTACATTTTTCCTATTTTTCAAAAGGACCTAATGATATGAGTGAGATTAATCAAGAAATGAAAAATTTTAAAAATTATCTGGATTTGTATGCTGTGGATGTAGCATTTATTATGCCACCGGATAAAGTTATTAAGGGTTATACGACCTTTAGTAAAGGATTACCTTATAACTATGCAAATGAGGGAGCAGATGAATTTTTAAGAAAGTTGTCTGAAGATAAGATTGATTATCTCGATTTACGAGAGGGTATTTTACAAAGTGGGATCGAACCGTCTGATTTATTTTTTGATACTGATCACCACTGGACACCAAGGACTGCCTTTTGGGGATTTACACAGGTTGTCTCATTTTTGAATGAGCGATATGGTTTGGAGTTAGATGAAGGTTATACGGACTTAAATCAGTATGAACAGATTAGTTATCCTCAATCATTTCTGGGTTCTTTAGGAAAACGAATCGGTTATGGTTATGCAGGAATGGATGATTTTATAGTCATTAAGCCAATGTTTGAAACGAATTTAACTTATACTTGGGATGGGAATATGGTAACAGGTACATTTGATGAAACCGTTCTTCAAACCCATTGGTTATCTGAGGATCTAGGGATAGAGGCCGACCATTATATGGTTTATTTAGGTGGAAATTATGGAGAAGTAAGGATTAAAAATAATTTATATGAGAATGGTCCTAAAATTTTAATGATTAAAGATTCCTTTATGTTACCATTGGCTGCTTTTTTATCCACAACGGTTGGTGAAATGAAACTCATTGACTTACGTTATTATGAAGGTGGCTCACTGTATGAATTAGTTCCGATGTATCAGCCAGATATTGTTTTAGTTTCAGTCAGTCCTTCAAATTTAGTTCCTGAATTTTTTAACTTTTCGAAAGGAGAGTAA
- a CDS encoding prepilin peptidase, which translates to MFYLLLLFLGAALGSFYHVVGYRMPIGENWVSDRSRCPGCGHQLTAIELMPILSYIIQGGKCRECQMHIKPIYLLSEIVAGLLFVFPVWFYGFEGFETGHIFVAWAFLSMLIIITVSDIYYQLILDKVLLFWGAIIVFLYVLYPQLDLMSALVSGVVGFLTLYVIGLLGQLLFKKEALGGGDIKLYAVVGFVLGIAPTFLSIFIASVIALSYILLFMKDKAKVIGFGPFIAMASYICLFYGQSLLDWYFNLF; encoded by the coding sequence TTGTTTTACTTATTACTTTTATTTTTGGGAGCTGCTCTTGGGTCCTTTTACCACGTCGTGGGTTACCGGATGCCAATCGGAGAAAACTGGGTGAGCGACCGTTCGAGATGTCCGGGGTGTGGACATCAACTGACAGCTATTGAATTAATGCCGATTCTCTCATATATCATTCAGGGTGGAAAATGTCGTGAATGTCAGATGCACATTAAGCCGATTTATTTATTATCAGAAATCGTAGCGGGACTTCTATTTGTGTTCCCGGTTTGGTTTTATGGTTTTGAAGGATTTGAAACAGGACATATTTTTGTTGCGTGGGCCTTTCTCTCAATGCTAATCATCATCACCGTGTCGGACATTTATTATCAATTGATTCTTGATAAGGTGTTGCTGTTTTGGGGAGCTATCATCGTTTTTTTATATGTGCTTTATCCACAACTCGATTTGATGAGTGCTTTGGTAAGTGGAGTCGTTGGTTTTTTGACACTTTACGTCATTGGATTACTCGGACAACTTTTATTTAAGAAAGAGGCACTAGGTGGTGGAGACATCAAACTTTATGCTGTCGTTGGTTTTGTTCTTGGGATAGCACCAACCTTTTTATCTATTTTTATCGCGTCAGTTATTGCTTTAAGTTATATTTTATTATTTATGAAAGATAAAGCAAAAGTCATTGGGTTCGGGCCATTTATTGCAATGGCCTCGTATATTTGTTTGTTTTATGGGCAGTCGTTATTAGATTGGTATTTTAATTTATTTTAG